ACGCTTCCTGATATGAACGGTATGACCGCTTTGCAAAGCTTTCATTTGACTTCGTCAATTTCAAGCGATGAGTTTGTGAAGTTCAATCAATTACCAAATCTTAATTATTTTTGGACGCAAGGCAATATGCGAATTACTGATATTTCGGCATTGGCAAGTTTGCCAAATTTAACCCAGCTTTCAGTTCAAAACTGCGGGATTACCGATTTTACTGCTATTAACAATTTTCCTAAGTTGGCTTCTATGGCAGGTGCTTTGCAAAATACTGGTCGCTATGATCCGGTAACGCCTTTGCATGCAACAAATCTGCAGTATGATCAGACGGCAGGAACAATTTATTTTCCATTTTCAATGATGCCCAATCGCTTAACCAATTTTGATGGTGAGCAATCGCCATTTTCAACATCAACTTCTCCAAGTAATACCTTTTTCGGCTTTAATGATGTTGCGTTACCAGCAAGCCGACTGACTATTGATGCTAACGGTATTACTGTTAGCGGAGTAACTCGAGAAGAATTTGATGGTATTGAAATGATTGAATATAACGCACGTTATGCTTGGAGTGCCGGTCAATATGCATCGCCACCGGGTTATACTTTCTACTCAATTAGTGGTGGGACTTATGATCATTATTTCAGTGTTGATCACACAGTTGTAATTACTGCTGATCCACAGATTACCTATGATGCGGATAGTTCAGTATCGGAAGCTCAGTTTTTAAGCGATATTCATGCACTTACCAATGATGGCTCGCCAATTACTTCTGATTTCTTGTCGCAAGTAAATTTTGCAGTTCCTGGCTCATATACAGTAACTTTAAATGCTGAGAATACGTTGGGAGTAAAAGCTGAGCCAGTACAAGTCACCGTTATTATAAAAGCAACCGGACCGGTTAATCCAACTGATAACAACAGTTCAGCAAACAACAGTTCTTCAAACAATAATGGATTGCCAGAAACTGGACAAAATCTAGTAGTTCCGCTTTTAGCCGGTAGTAGTTTATTGTTTATCGCAAGCTTAATTTTATTTAAAAAGCGTAAATAAAAAAGCCACCTCATAAAGAGGTGCTTTTTTAATCCCTATTTTTCTTCTGATGTTGATTCGTCGTTGTAATATTTATGAACAATTGCATTTTCAATAGCTGCAAAGTACGCTTTTGCTTGTTTGTTGAAAGCGCGTTTTTTCATCCAGCCAAAGAATGAAAATTGTGCATTTGTCCAATTGTTGCTGCTGGTTGCTTCTTCAGTATAGAGTACTTTTGTGGTTTTCGCATCGATTTTCGAAAACTCCCAGGTTGTTAAACTGTCTAATGAACCAGCGCTTAATCTGTAAGCGAAAAGTTTATTGTTTTCAAATCCATCAATTTTGAATCGTGCTGTTAGTTTTTGCCCCATACGTTCATACGTATATTCGAACTCTGTTCCGATTGGTTGTGTGTATGATAAGTTCTTTGTTGTTCCTCGGGCTTTTTGTTGTTCAATGATTGAACTAGTAACGACTTCATATACTTGCTCTACAGGAAATTTAAATGTGTGTTCCTTTTTCATAGTGCTAGCCATAGAAGGATTCACTCCCTTTCATAAATGCCACTCTATTATACTATACTCTTTAGCAATTTAAAAGTTAGATTTTTTTAGCTTTCTTTGGGTTATGCTTATAGTTATTTTGTGATACAATATGAGAGATGTAAATACTTTTAAAGGAGTCATGAAAAATGTTGCATGTTTTTAATTCCAAAAGCAATCAATTGGAGTTGTTCGAACCACATCATCAAACGAAGGTGTCAATGTATGTGTGTGGACCAACCGTATATAATTACAGTCATATCGGAAATGTACGTGTACCAGTTTTTTATGATGTTGTGCGTCGTTATCTTGAGTATAGCGGGTTTGAAGTGGACTATGTGAGTAACATAACTGATATAGATGATAAAATTATCGCAACCGCACAAAAAATGGGAATTGATGAGACTGCAGTTGCCGGCATGTTTGCAGACGCCTATTTGCAGGATGTTGCTAAGCTTGGTTCTGAGATTCCGACAATTATTCGAGTGACGGATGTTATTACTGATATTGTTGAGTATATAGAAAATTTAGTTAACACTGGATACGCATATGCGGTAGACGGTGATGTTTATTTTAGAGTAAATAAAATTGAAGAGTATGGGCAAATTTCCGGACAAAAGATTGATCAGTTAATTGCTGGCAGCAGAATCGAAGAAAGCGATAAAAAGGAACATCCGCTGGATTTTACCCTTTGGAAAGCAACTGATAATGGTGTTAACTGGGATTCGCCTTGGTCGAAAGGGCGACCTGGCTGGCATACTGAATGTGTGGTCATGATTGATAAACACTTTCAAGAATCAATTGATATTCATGGCGGCGGCATGGATTTAAAGTTCCCGCATCATGAGAATGAGGCGGCGCAAAATTATGCGTGCCATCATAA
The Culicoidibacter larvae DNA segment above includes these coding regions:
- a CDS encoding LapB repeat-containing protein — its product is MKNKYVKVLLGIILMAGIIGYFAIPSAAAEGIVINIPDAGLKTQLNRALGQADTADITDTQMETLTNLSTTASPSIADFTGIEYAINLQSLSATSFTGADITPLTALINLTNLNLGGANVTTLPDMNGMTALQSFHLTSSISSDEFVKFNQLPNLNYFWTQGNMRITDISALASLPNLTQLSVQNCGITDFTAINNFPKLASMAGALQNTGRYDPVTPLHATNLQYDQTAGTIYFPFSMMPNRLTNFDGEQSPFSTSTSPSNTFFGFNDVALPASRLTIDANGITVSGVTREEFDGIEMIEYNARYAWSAGQYASPPGYTFYSISGGTYDHYFSVDHTVVITADPQITYDADSSVSEAQFLSDIHALTNDGSPITSDFLSQVNFAVPGSYTVTLNAENTLGVKAEPVQVTVIIKATGPVNPTDNNSSANNSSSNNNGLPETGQNLVVPLLAGSSLLFIASLILFKKRK
- a CDS encoding SRPBCC family protein; the encoded protein is MASTMKKEHTFKFPVEQVYEVVTSSIIEQQKARGTTKNLSYTQPIGTEFEYTYERMGQKLTARFKIDGFENNKLFAYRLSAGSLDSLTTWEFSKIDAKTTKVLYTEEATSSNNWTNAQFSFFGWMKKRAFNKQAKAYFAAIENAIVHKYYNDESTSEEK
- the cysS gene encoding cysteine--tRNA ligase; the protein is MLHVFNSKSNQLELFEPHHQTKVSMYVCGPTVYNYSHIGNVRVPVFYDVVRRYLEYSGFEVDYVSNITDIDDKIIATAQKMGIDETAVAGMFADAYLQDVAKLGSEIPTIIRVTDVITDIVEYIENLVNTGYAYAVDGDVYFRVNKIEEYGQISGQKIDQLIAGSRIEESDKKEHPLDFTLWKATDNGVNWDSPWSKGRPGWHTECVVMIDKHFQESIDIHGGGMDLKFPHHENEAAQNYACHHKPLAKYWMHNGFIEMNDEKMSKSVGNIILAREAIAEYSGRAVRIWILGSHYRQPLQFSEEALLSSQKNIERLQTGYESAYTILQLANRGIAEHITSPEVQALLDEFEAAMDDDFNTGNALSALYELNKQLNVLLRSREADLQLVSEYTRAFFVIDQVLGLHVTHNESWSPEVFQLVADWKQAREDKDFELADQLRNQLLAQGVRVR